In the Pseudomonas sp. ADAK2 genome, one interval contains:
- the umuC gene encoding translesion error-prone DNA polymerase V subunit UmuC, whose amino-acid sequence MKKPEPAFALIDCNSFYASCERVFRPDLRNTPIVVLSNNDGCVIARSYDAKPFVKMGEPYFQIKQKLKQHGIVAFSSNYALYGDMSQRVMTVIESLVPAVEVYSIDEAFADLSGVPDDLEGLGRRIRAQVYRSTGIPVGVGIAGTKTLSKLANHAAKKWQAQSGGVVDLRDQTKRHWVLKKCPVSDVWGVGRKMTLHLQGMGINTAWDLSLADPTTLRNKFSIVIEKTARELAGTSCLELDEPDPPKQEICCSRMFGKRLTEIAPIQEAVATYMMRATEKLRAQKSLCKRIRVSIRTGMFNPEEAKYANGVLVELPYPTDDVRLMTKTAVDAVESVFRPGFKYSKAEVLLVNLCQKGEYSDDLFSISQPEATEKVMGVLDAINGRWGRGTMRLASVPTDPDWGMRREMMSQSFTTRVDQLWTVYCR is encoded by the coding sequence ATGAAAAAGCCTGAGCCCGCGTTTGCACTGATCGACTGCAACAGTTTCTACGCTTCCTGCGAACGGGTCTTCCGGCCTGACCTGCGCAACACGCCAATTGTCGTTCTCAGTAATAACGATGGATGTGTGATCGCCCGAAGTTACGATGCTAAGCCATTCGTGAAAATGGGCGAGCCGTACTTCCAGATTAAGCAAAAGCTTAAGCAACACGGCATCGTCGCCTTCTCGTCGAACTATGCGCTGTACGGCGACATGAGCCAGCGCGTTATGACTGTCATCGAGTCGCTGGTGCCTGCTGTGGAGGTCTACAGCATTGATGAAGCATTCGCAGACTTGTCTGGCGTTCCTGATGATTTAGAGGGTCTTGGTCGTCGCATACGGGCTCAGGTATATCGCAGCACAGGTATCCCCGTTGGGGTAGGTATCGCAGGTACGAAAACTCTGAGCAAGCTCGCCAATCATGCCGCCAAAAAATGGCAAGCGCAGAGTGGTGGGGTGGTCGATCTCCGCGATCAAACCAAGCGACACTGGGTGTTGAAAAAATGCCCGGTGTCAGACGTATGGGGTGTGGGTCGCAAGATGACTCTGCATCTACAAGGCATGGGTATCAATACGGCGTGGGATCTCTCGCTAGCTGACCCCACTACGCTGCGTAACAAGTTCAGTATCGTCATCGAGAAGACAGCTCGCGAGCTTGCTGGCACATCATGCTTGGAGCTTGATGAGCCTGATCCGCCCAAGCAGGAGATTTGTTGTTCAAGGATGTTTGGGAAGCGGCTGACTGAGATCGCACCGATACAGGAGGCCGTCGCTACTTACATGATGAGAGCCACCGAAAAGCTTCGCGCTCAGAAATCACTCTGCAAGAGAATTCGAGTGAGTATTCGCACGGGCATGTTCAACCCTGAGGAGGCGAAATATGCCAACGGTGTTCTGGTCGAGCTTCCATACCCTACCGACGATGTTCGCCTGATGACGAAGACTGCAGTTGATGCCGTGGAGAGCGTTTTCCGACCTGGTTTTAAGTACAGCAAAGCAGAGGTGCTTCTGGTTAATCTCTGCCAGAAAGGTGAATACAGCGACGATCTTTTTTCCATCTCCCAACCTGAGGCTACCGAGAAAGTCATGGGTGTTCTGGACGCGATCAATGGAAGGTGGGGCAGGGGGACGATGCGTTTGGCAAGCGTGCCTACCGATCCAGATTGGGGAATGCGAAGAGAGATGATGAGCCAAAGTTTCACGACCCGTGTTGATCAGCTGTGGACTGTTTACTGCCGGTAG
- a CDS encoding LexA family protein has translation MVTILGPLSSNGIQLPFYSYRVPAGFPSPAADHLEQKVSLDELLDLRAPHMYLVRIEGDSMVGAGIFPGDLAIVDRSLEVESGHIVIAAVDCEPVCKRLIKESGQIVLKSENPKYPSRYMMEGEELLVWGVVMYSVRCHEKA, from the coding sequence ATGGTCACCATACTTGGGCCGCTTTCCAGTAACGGCATCCAGCTTCCTTTCTACTCCTACCGCGTGCCTGCAGGATTTCCTTCGCCTGCCGCAGATCATCTTGAGCAAAAAGTCTCGCTGGATGAGCTTCTGGATCTGCGTGCACCGCATATGTACCTGGTGCGGATCGAAGGGGACAGCATGGTCGGTGCCGGTATTTTTCCGGGAGACCTGGCAATCGTCGACAGATCTCTGGAGGTTGAGTCGGGCCACATCGTGATTGCAGCGGTAGATTGTGAGCCCGTGTGCAAGCGTCTCATCAAGGAGAGTGGCCAGATCGTTCTTAAGTCAGAGAATCCTAAATATCCTTCGCGTTACATGATGGAGGGTGAAGAGCTTTTGGTTTGGGGCGTTGTCATGTACAGCGTGCGCTGCCATGAAAAAGCCTGA
- a CDS encoding DUF4253 domain-containing protein — protein sequence MDIEFRGNGMRDNPSVGTCDEYGVSGITSFDDLAEARRKMAESPPGFIPLFSLDDLHQARYTSGHVRNNLGIDDASEQDIAGLPPECFENGEYIGYPTTKAEFAICLRNFTNLVAATSFEDACAHGLTLDERAQQEWISYQNNPISLLEQPLSALLVPVQQSCQALAAFPNGYFTSDLDPAKNFSVARHFSEAHSYELMGVGASYIGFIRAEPPDTSQAKVVAKDFCALYNTGDEELQARISAVAQAIFGRTYLWIRYVE from the coding sequence ATGGATATCGAATTTCGCGGTAATGGCATGCGTGATAACCCGTCTGTAGGTACATGCGATGAGTACGGTGTGAGCGGGATTACCAGCTTTGACGATCTGGCCGAAGCTCGTCGTAAGATGGCTGAGTCGCCCCCGGGCTTTATACCTTTGTTCTCGCTCGATGATCTGCACCAAGCTCGTTACACCTCGGGACATGTGCGCAACAACTTAGGGATTGACGATGCATCGGAGCAGGACATAGCGGGCTTGCCTCCAGAGTGCTTCGAGAATGGTGAATACATAGGCTATCCGACTACGAAAGCGGAGTTCGCAATCTGCCTTCGCAATTTCACAAACCTGGTTGCAGCCACGTCGTTCGAAGACGCTTGCGCTCATGGCTTGACGCTAGATGAGCGGGCCCAGCAGGAGTGGATCAGTTACCAGAACAACCCTATCTCTCTTCTAGAGCAGCCCCTTTCAGCACTTCTGGTACCTGTTCAGCAGTCTTGCCAGGCACTCGCGGCTTTTCCGAATGGCTATTTCACTTCCGACTTGGATCCTGCGAAAAACTTCTCGGTTGCGCGTCATTTTTCAGAAGCGCATAGCTATGAGTTGATGGGCGTAGGTGCTTCTTACATCGGCTTCATTCGTGCTGAGCCACCTGATACATCCCAAGCTAAGGTGGTAGCCAAAGACTTCTGTGCGCTCTACAACACTGGCGATGAAGAACTACAAGCACGCATTTCTGCAGTCGCGCAGGCGATCTTCGGTCGGACGTATCTGTGGATCCGTTACGTGGAATGA
- a CDS encoding sensor histidine kinase: protein MRLADFIQQNMEPILQQWEDFAKTLTPAAEGMDAVALRDHAEHMLRTIAADLQTHQSPEARILKSHGNAPRLNSITSAESHANIRHASGFTIGQVIAEYRALRTSVLALWLPPDHVSKHQEVNDVIRFNEAIDQALAESVVTYATAVETARNVFLGVLGHDLRSPLGAVLLSAEVLLRAGDLPPKPTKNVSCIYTSVKRSIKIVGDLLDFTRTQLGSGIPVRMEHGDLVQTCRGMVEEAKAYHPDRQVDLMTENTLPWRFDKSRMEQVISNLIGNAIQHGEADTPITVTVKAVDGFALLSVHNAGLPIEENAKPSLFNPLIRHLQGGVEYGAEAGLGLGLYIASAIVSAHHGNIEVESDADSGTTFTVRLPSIVT, encoded by the coding sequence ATGCGCCTGGCTGATTTCATCCAACAAAACATGGAACCAATCCTTCAGCAGTGGGAGGACTTCGCCAAGACGCTGACCCCGGCCGCTGAGGGGATGGATGCGGTGGCCTTGAGAGATCACGCAGAGCACATGCTGCGGACTATTGCCGCTGATCTCCAAACCCATCAGAGCCCTGAAGCAAGAATCTTGAAATCTCACGGAAATGCGCCTCGATTGAACAGTATCACCTCAGCAGAATCACACGCGAACATTCGACATGCTTCGGGCTTTACCATTGGACAGGTGATCGCAGAGTACAGAGCCCTGCGCACCAGCGTGCTTGCGTTGTGGCTGCCGCCTGACCATGTGTCCAAGCATCAAGAAGTTAACGATGTCATTCGATTTAACGAAGCGATTGACCAGGCGCTCGCGGAGTCTGTGGTGACATATGCCACTGCTGTAGAGACAGCGCGAAACGTGTTTCTTGGCGTACTCGGTCACGATTTGAGAAGCCCGCTCGGTGCCGTATTACTCAGCGCTGAAGTTCTTTTGCGTGCTGGGGATCTCCCGCCAAAGCCTACCAAGAATGTTTCGTGTATTTATACGAGTGTGAAGCGATCTATAAAAATAGTGGGTGATCTTCTAGATTTCACCCGCACTCAGTTAGGATCGGGAATTCCAGTTCGTATGGAACATGGCGATCTGGTTCAGACCTGTAGGGGAATGGTAGAAGAAGCTAAAGCCTACCACCCAGATCGACAGGTCGATTTGATGACGGAAAACACCCTGCCCTGGCGGTTTGATAAATCTAGGATGGAGCAGGTTATCTCCAATCTAATTGGGAACGCGATTCAGCACGGTGAGGCCGACACTCCAATTACCGTCACCGTAAAAGCCGTTGATGGATTTGCCTTATTGTCTGTCCATAATGCTGGACTTCCAATTGAGGAGAACGCAAAGCCGAGTCTCTTTAATCCGTTGATTCGACATCTACAAGGCGGCGTTGAGTACGGCGCCGAAGCGGGGCTGGGGCTAGGGCTCTATATCGCTTCAGCTATCGTAAGCGCTCATCACGGTAACATTGAAGTCGAATCTGACGCTGATAGCGGTACTACTTTCACCGTCCGTCTTCCATCGATAGTCACTTAG
- a CDS encoding GNAT family N-acetyltransferase, translating into MRNQSAIVEVVQETDPVLLRSLNDLLPQLSKNAQAMTMEDLKQIVDSECSDLLVVKAAGGGSILGALTLIHFRIPTGIRAWIEDVVVDASARGQGIGKALIQAAIEKSRDLGAKTLDLTSNPDRESAHRLYESAGFSVRTTKVYRYIK; encoded by the coding sequence ATGAGAAACCAATCCGCTATTGTCGAGGTGGTTCAAGAAACCGATCCTGTACTACTCAGATCTTTGAATGACCTTCTCCCACAGCTTTCTAAAAACGCTCAAGCGATGACAATGGAAGATTTGAAGCAGATTGTGGATTCAGAGTGCTCCGATTTGTTGGTGGTGAAAGCAGCAGGTGGCGGAAGCATCTTGGGGGCGCTGACCCTAATTCATTTTCGCATTCCGACAGGAATTCGTGCTTGGATCGAAGACGTCGTTGTGGATGCCAGTGCCCGAGGTCAGGGGATTGGCAAAGCACTGATACAAGCAGCAATAGAAAAAAGCCGTGACCTTGGGGCGAAAACACTGGATTTAACATCCAACCCAGATCGTGAATCTGCTCATCGTTTATACGAGAGCGCGGGGTTCTCGGTGCGCACAACAAAGGTCTACCGATATATCAAATGA
- a CDS encoding 3'-5' exoribonuclease encodes MKIFLDCEFTQLNQDSKLISLALVSESGEEFYVELTDTYVVEDCSDFVIHYVLPQLDPRRYGQSLIEAKHSLRRFLGGFDGELEVCSDAPNWDWDFFCYLVDVKNQPWPEQVMSQPTNLISLFSQVNAEVLEHVELCDPPHHALLDARVLAELFKISVSQFKVSP; translated from the coding sequence TTGAAGATATTCCTAGATTGCGAATTCACCCAGCTCAATCAGGACTCGAAGCTCATATCACTAGCGCTGGTATCGGAGTCCGGCGAAGAGTTCTACGTTGAGCTGACGGATACCTATGTGGTTGAGGACTGCAGTGATTTCGTCATCCATTATGTTTTACCGCAGCTCGATCCTAGACGGTATGGCCAGTCGCTCATCGAAGCCAAACACTCACTTCGAAGATTTCTAGGCGGCTTCGATGGAGAGCTTGAGGTATGTTCAGATGCGCCAAATTGGGACTGGGATTTTTTCTGTTATCTCGTTGATGTTAAGAATCAACCATGGCCAGAGCAGGTTATGAGTCAACCGACCAACCTCATAAGCCTTTTCAGTCAGGTCAATGCAGAAGTTCTTGAGCACGTTGAGCTATGTGATCCACCTCACCATGCTTTGCTAGACGCACGAGTGCTTGCGGAGCTATTCAAGATATCGGTATCCCAGTTTAAGGTTTCACCATAA
- a CDS encoding DUF6957 family protein yields MVTLEEISQLLYGAGAEMAGWLGAEEDLIYLAAKSFPGKAFCVVRQWNLIDLTVNPDEKEKLTGLGLLPATLFAHEVVFDSRNRFQAGMWVRSNFGKSFAEGCMFETKSTVYLLLGSGLRKNASIGAAFSMKAD; encoded by the coding sequence ATGGTCACGTTAGAAGAAATCTCGCAGCTACTTTACGGCGCAGGCGCGGAGATGGCTGGCTGGTTGGGGGCTGAGGAAGACCTGATCTATTTAGCAGCAAAGTCATTCCCAGGCAAAGCATTCTGCGTTGTTCGGCAGTGGAATTTAATCGACCTTACGGTTAACCCTGATGAGAAAGAAAAGCTCACCGGGCTCGGTCTACTGCCCGCGACTCTCTTCGCGCACGAAGTTGTTTTTGATAGTCGAAATCGATTTCAGGCGGGCATGTGGGTACGCAGTAACTTCGGAAAATCCTTCGCAGAAGGCTGCATGTTTGAAACCAAGAGTACGGTCTACCTCCTGCTGGGATCGGGCCTAAGAAAAAATGCCAGCATAGGTGCTGCTTTTTCTATGAAAGCGGATTGA
- a CDS encoding metallophosphoesterase family protein, translating into MKLQIYSDLHLGFARFKPAARDADVVILAGDIDIKSRGVAWANDTFHCPVIYVCGNHEFYGGHIDRTLRKMKDAAAPHVHVLENEVLILNQTRFLVTTAWTDYSSTGDVVAAKRVAWDWMNDFTVIRTDANFRRLRPDDLIAKSQAAYAWLTGELDKPFAGKTVVVTHHAPALEHVSEDFPAHLSAAYANNWPELLEKADLWVYGHTHIAADFVKRGCRVVSNPRGYPTEETGFDQDFLIEI; encoded by the coding sequence ATGAAGCTCCAAATCTACTCAGATCTGCACCTCGGCTTCGCTCGATTCAAGCCCGCCGCGCGCGACGCGGACGTAGTAATTCTCGCCGGTGACATTGATATCAAATCGCGCGGCGTAGCTTGGGCGAACGACACATTCCATTGCCCGGTGATTTACGTTTGCGGAAATCATGAGTTTTACGGCGGTCACATCGATCGCACGCTTCGAAAAATGAAGGACGCCGCAGCGCCACATGTTCACGTCCTCGAAAACGAAGTCTTGATACTCAATCAGACGAGGTTTTTGGTCACGACTGCATGGACAGATTACTCGTCGACCGGAGATGTCGTTGCCGCGAAACGAGTCGCGTGGGACTGGATGAACGATTTCACTGTGATCAGAACTGATGCAAATTTCCGGCGTTTACGTCCTGATGACTTGATCGCTAAATCTCAGGCGGCGTACGCCTGGCTAACTGGCGAATTGGACAAGCCCTTCGCGGGTAAAACTGTTGTCGTCACTCACCATGCCCCCGCTTTGGAACACGTGAGTGAGGATTTTCCTGCACACCTCAGTGCTGCGTACGCAAACAATTGGCCTGAGCTTCTAGAGAAGGCCGATCTTTGGGTGTACGGGCATACCCACATCGCTGCGGATTTCGTTAAACGAGGCTGCCGAGTTGTGTCAAATCCTCGCGGATACCCGACCGAAGAGACCGGTTTCGACCAGGATTTTCTGATCGAGATTTGA
- a CDS encoding helix-turn-helix domain-containing protein, with the protein MSLKKEIAATIRVVRSVRGLAYEDLASVTARTNISALERGKINITVDKLIELSTPLKLDPVALLAISISMSNGEPPEAALERARVELESFRSEGGLDLLATQIVDDTLVQRSRGKPEGSKNAQAIRELKEAGFSRKDVMERLGLSRSTVYGHWKI; encoded by the coding sequence ATGTCGCTCAAGAAAGAGATTGCCGCAACGATCCGGGTAGTCCGGTCGGTGCGCGGGCTGGCATACGAAGACTTGGCGTCTGTCACCGCGCGCACAAACATCAGTGCGCTTGAACGTGGGAAGATCAACATCACCGTTGATAAATTGATCGAGCTATCCACGCCTCTGAAGCTTGACCCTGTAGCCCTTCTAGCCATCAGCATCTCGATGAGTAATGGCGAGCCCCCCGAAGCGGCTTTGGAACGAGCCCGTGTGGAACTGGAGAGTTTTCGGTCAGAAGGAGGATTAGATCTTCTTGCAACACAGATCGTTGACGACACGCTTGTGCAGCGCTCGCGTGGGAAGCCGGAAGGCTCTAAAAATGCTCAGGCTATTAGGGAGCTAAAGGAGGCAGGATTTAGCCGGAAAGACGTCATGGAAAGGCTGGGGCTATCCAGATCCACGGTGTATGGGCACTGGAAGATATAG
- a CDS encoding endonuclease → MEGFFHISLRCHQTVVRDKEVNGDRSNFSFGWLPVQSGQYGSCLTQVDFKAKKVMPRPSIRGMIARTYFYMSKQYGLRLSKQDRQLYEAWNKTYPVQTWERQRNQSVACVMGRGNEFVGPVDMKACG, encoded by the coding sequence ATTGAGGGTTTTTTTCACATTTCCTTGCGTTGTCATCAAACGGTCGTCCGGGATAAGGAGGTGAATGGCGATCGCAGCAACTTCAGTTTTGGCTGGCTGCCGGTGCAATCGGGTCAATACGGTTCGTGCCTGACCCAGGTCGACTTCAAGGCAAAGAAGGTCATGCCCCGCCCATCGATTCGCGGGATGATTGCCCGGACGTACTTCTACATGAGCAAGCAGTACGGTTTGCGCTTGTCCAAACAGGATCGCCAATTGTATGAAGCCTGGAACAAGACCTACCCGGTGCAGACCTGGGAGCGTCAGCGCAATCAGAGCGTGGCGTGTGTGATGGGGCGCGGCAACGAGTTTGTCGGCCCGGTGGACATGAAAGCCTGCGGTTGA
- a CDS encoding siderophore-interacting protein — protein sequence MASTNPYKMFDAVLRRKQTLSPHMMRVTLAGPMVTEMATWAPDQRVKLFFPAEDGSPARLAHDDGWYARYRSMPVAQRPAMRTYTIRHLRAEQGEVDIDFVLHGETGPASRWAIRALPGASIQITAPDRHFSAQDAGGFEWKPPQALKQLLLVADGTALPAALGILDELAAMAEPPVTQAFFEVDSREDALPVPDWPGLSVEWLIRDHAVAGSLMVEAVRRANLPSLTSKASETEELTQIDVDEEILWETAESASDGFYGWIAGETVAVMSLRKYLIKERGIPRDSLNLMGYWRCNKVGG from the coding sequence ATGGCCTCCACCAATCCTTACAAAATGTTCGACGCGGTCTTGCGGCGCAAGCAGACCCTGAGCCCACACATGATGCGCGTCACCCTGGCCGGCCCGATGGTCACCGAGATGGCCACCTGGGCGCCGGATCAACGGGTGAAACTGTTCTTTCCGGCAGAAGACGGATCACCGGCCAGGCTCGCCCACGACGATGGCTGGTACGCCCGCTATCGCTCAATGCCGGTGGCCCAGCGTCCGGCGATGCGCACCTACACCATCCGTCATTTGCGTGCCGAGCAGGGCGAAGTCGATATCGATTTCGTGTTGCACGGTGAAACCGGCCCCGCGTCCCGTTGGGCCATCCGAGCGCTGCCGGGTGCCTCGATCCAGATCACTGCGCCGGATCGACATTTTTCGGCGCAGGACGCCGGAGGTTTCGAGTGGAAGCCACCTCAAGCACTCAAGCAACTGTTGCTGGTCGCTGATGGCACTGCGTTGCCCGCGGCTCTCGGCATTCTCGATGAGCTGGCGGCCATGGCCGAGCCGCCGGTGACCCAGGCTTTCTTTGAAGTCGACAGCCGCGAAGATGCCTTGCCGGTGCCGGACTGGCCCGGGCTGTCTGTTGAATGGCTGATTCGAGATCACGCGGTTGCAGGATCGCTGATGGTCGAGGCAGTCCGGCGGGCGAATCTGCCGTCATTGACCTCGAAAGCATCCGAAACGGAGGAACTGACGCAAATCGATGTCGACGAAGAGATCCTCTGGGAAACCGCCGAGTCGGCCAGTGACGGTTTCTACGGCTGGATTGCCGGGGAAACGGTGGCGGTGATGAGCCTGCGCAAGTACTTGATCAAGGAGCGCGGCATTCCTCGGGATTCGCTTAACCTGATGGGCTATTGGCGCTGCAACAAAGTCGGCGGTTAG
- a CDS encoding SPOR domain-containing protein, with protein MRKLALVIAVLALAGCGEGKDASAQKTPSATVSAPVTAPAAAAAPQWDLEVRGETTQAVSDLSGWLIEHSFVSNVVRENGKDRILLGPFPSKAEAEARQADLNAALTRAKKMNIESLIIERPAAQ; from the coding sequence GTGCGCAAATTGGCCTTGGTAATCGCAGTATTGGCGTTGGCAGGATGTGGTGAAGGCAAGGATGCGAGCGCTCAAAAGACGCCATCCGCGACCGTTTCCGCACCGGTAACGGCACCCGCCGCTGCAGCGGCTCCGCAATGGGATCTCGAAGTGCGCGGCGAAACAACCCAGGCGGTGAGCGACCTGAGCGGCTGGCTGATCGAACACAGCTTCGTTTCCAATGTGGTCCGGGAAAACGGCAAGGATCGGATCCTGCTCGGTCCGTTCCCTTCGAAAGCCGAGGCCGAGGCCCGACAGGCTGACCTGAACGCGGCCCTGACCCGGGCGAAAAAGATGAACATCGAATCGCTGATCATCGAGCGTCCGGCGGCGCAGTAA
- the csrA gene encoding carbon storage regulator CsrA translates to MLILTRKVGESINIGDDITITILGVSGQQVRIGINAPKDVAVHREEIYQRIQAGLTAPDKPQTP, encoded by the coding sequence ATGCTGATACTCACCCGCAAAGTCGGTGAAAGCATAAATATCGGTGATGACATTACTATCACCATTCTGGGCGTTAGCGGCCAGCAAGTCAGGATCGGCATCAACGCTCCGAAAGACGTTGCCGTGCATCGCGAAGAAATCTATCAGCGCATTCAGGCTGGCCTGACCGCTCCAGACAAGCCGCAAACACCCTGA
- a CDS encoding DUF2214 family protein → MLSHWSLAAIHLLAFAMGLWGVLTRGTALSRLAAGTAPVRSVLVADNVWGISAGILLITGLMRAFGGYEKGTDYYLHQPLFHLKMTLFVIILLLELAPMITLIKWRIALGRGAAIDLGRAKLFARISHIEALLLMLMVVAATGMARAVTFG, encoded by the coding sequence ATGTTGTCTCACTGGTCTCTTGCGGCGATCCACCTCTTGGCGTTTGCCATGGGCCTCTGGGGCGTGCTGACCCGAGGCACGGCATTAAGCCGCCTGGCCGCGGGCACGGCGCCGGTCCGCAGCGTGCTGGTGGCCGATAACGTGTGGGGGATTTCGGCGGGGATATTGCTGATCACCGGTTTGATGCGGGCTTTTGGCGGCTATGAAAAAGGCACCGACTATTACCTTCACCAGCCGTTGTTCCATCTCAAGATGACGCTGTTCGTGATCATCCTGCTGCTGGAACTGGCGCCGATGATCACCTTGATCAAGTGGCGGATCGCCTTGGGACGGGGCGCCGCCATTGACTTGGGGCGGGCCAAACTGTTTGCCCGCATCAGCCATATTGAAGCGCTGTTGCTGATGCTGATGGTGGTTGCGGCCACCGGCATGGCACGGGCGGTGACCTTCGGCTAG
- a CDS encoding alpha/beta fold hydrolase has product MDRSNLPTLVLLPGMDGTGELFEPFVSALDHACDVVVVTYPGDVPLNYTELQAIARQSLPSDRPFVLVGESFSGPIALALTALRLPQQVGLVLCCTFASNPRPLFNRLSFLVNLLPIGIVPAGWFSPLLLGRFSTQALRMALSRAINQVSPSVMRARLRSVLGVDMSAQLAQIDVPTVYLRATRDRVVPAAAVRRISDLKPQMQVFEVTAPHCLLQAAPDEAARLVIGFMQARQTC; this is encoded by the coding sequence ATGGACCGATCAAACCTGCCGACGCTTGTCCTGCTGCCCGGAATGGATGGAACAGGTGAACTGTTCGAGCCTTTCGTGTCGGCCCTCGACCACGCTTGCGACGTCGTTGTCGTGACCTACCCCGGCGACGTCCCGCTGAACTACACAGAACTGCAAGCCATTGCCAGACAATCGCTGCCCAGCGACCGCCCGTTCGTATTGGTTGGTGAGTCCTTCTCGGGACCGATCGCCCTCGCCCTGACGGCCTTGCGTCTGCCGCAACAAGTCGGGCTGGTGCTGTGCTGCACGTTCGCCAGTAACCCGCGCCCGCTGTTCAATCGCTTGAGCTTCCTGGTCAACCTCCTGCCGATAGGTATCGTGCCTGCCGGGTGGTTCAGCCCATTGCTGCTCGGTCGATTCTCCACCCAAGCCTTGCGCATGGCCTTGAGTCGAGCGATCAATCAGGTCAGCCCCTCGGTGATGCGCGCACGACTGCGGTCGGTGCTCGGCGTCGATATGTCGGCGCAACTTGCTCAAATCGATGTGCCGACGGTTTATCTACGCGCCACCCGGGACCGCGTGGTGCCCGCGGCTGCCGTGCGACGGATCTCGGACCTGAAACCGCAAATGCAGGTGTTTGAAGTGACAGCGCCGCATTGTCTGCTTCAGGCAGCACCCGATGAAGCGGCGCGCCTTGTCATCGGGTTTATGCAAGCGCGGCAAACCTGTTGA